One Rhodobacteraceae bacterium M385 genomic region harbors:
- a CDS encoding ATPase → MNMQTNAADPGFAPPALRKLEDTGLTIVMMRDILLKTIFRKNVEQTSEIAKAVCLPIPLTTQLIDMLRDMGFLQATGTLHATSSNEMGFQLTDGGKARALDALSQSEYYGAMPVPLEDYKIQVKRQSIRDVKLTRPMLEASMGHLILPDGLIDQLGPAVGSGRSVLMYGPPGNGKSSIAEGIRAAMGDNIYVPHALSYAGQVITLFDPIVHTPVVETADAEGQSPLRKNASRFDTRYILCTRPTVMTGGELSLSMLDLNYNAVSRTYQASLQLKSTGGVFIVDDLGRQAEPPQTLINRWIVPMEVNYDILALQSGEKFEVPFDTLVVFSTNFHPNEIFDQAALRRIFFKVKIDGPNQEQFLKIFAMVAKKKGIPLDEKSLIHMLKVRYPTIDNVYANYHPVFLCDQIRAICDFEGEPYHMTPEYIDRAWENLYVREEKIVH, encoded by the coding sequence ATGAATATGCAAACGAACGCCGCCGATCCCGGCTTCGCCCCCCCTGCCCTCCGCAAGTTGGAGGACACCGGGCTGACCATCGTGATGATGCGCGATATCTTGTTGAAGACGATTTTCCGCAAGAACGTGGAACAGACGTCCGAGATCGCGAAGGCGGTGTGCTTGCCGATCCCGCTGACCACGCAACTCATTGATATGCTGCGTGACATGGGCTTCTTGCAGGCGACCGGGACGTTGCACGCGACCTCGTCCAACGAAATGGGGTTTCAGCTAACCGACGGCGGCAAGGCCCGCGCATTGGATGCGCTTTCGCAGTCTGAATACTACGGCGCGATGCCGGTGCCCTTAGAAGACTACAAGATTCAGGTGAAGCGCCAGTCGATCCGCGACGTGAAGCTGACCCGCCCGATGCTAGAGGCTTCGATGGGGCATTTGATCTTGCCCGACGGGCTGATTGACCAGCTTGGGCCCGCCGTGGGCTCGGGCCGCTCGGTGCTGATGTATGGCCCGCCCGGTAACGGTAAATCCTCCATCGCGGAAGGTATTCGCGCGGCGATGGGCGACAACATCTATGTCCCCCACGCGCTAAGCTATGCGGGACAGGTGATTACCCTGTTTGACCCGATTGTGCACACCCCCGTAGTAGAGACAGCCGACGCCGAGGGACAAAGCCCCCTTCGCAAGAACGCGTCCCGCTTCGATACGCGCTACATTCTGTGTACGCGCCCCACGGTGATGACCGGGGGCGAATTGAGCCTTTCGATGCTCGACCTGAACTACAACGCCGTATCGCGGACCTATCAGGCCAGCTTGCAGCTGAAATCAACCGGTGGCGTTTTTATCGTGGACGACCTTGGCCGACAGGCAGAACCGCCGCAGACCCTGATCAACCGCTGGATTGTTCCGATGGAGGTCAACTACGACATCCTTGCGCTTCAATCGGGCGAGAAGTTCGAAGTGCCCTTCGATACGCTGGTGGTGTTCTCAACCAACTTCCATCCCAATGAGATTTTCGACCAGGCCGCCCTGCGTCGGATCTTCTTCAAGGTGAAAATTGACGGGCCGAACCAAGAGCAATTCCTGAAAATTTTCGCCATGGTTGCGAAGAAGAAGGGCATCCCGCTGGATGAGAAATCGCTGATCCACATGCTGAAGGTACGTTACCCCACGATCGACAACGTCTACGCGAACTACCATCCGGTGTTTTTGTGCGACCAGATCCGGGCGATTTGCGATTTTGAGGGGGAGCCGTATCACATGACCCCCGAATACATCGACCGCGCGTGGGAGAACCTATACGTGCGCGAAGAGAAGATCGTTCATTAG
- a CDS encoding ligase-associated DNA damage response DEXH box helicase — protein MTAPLPPQIEDWFSARGWTIHPHQRDMLELAGEPCQLLIAPTGGGKTMAGFLPTLAELAEGTHEGLHTLYVSPLKALAADIKRNLSGPVAEMDLPIRIEDRTGDTPASRKRRQRADPPHILLTTPESLALLTSYEDAGRTFRGLKRVIIDEIHALSESKRGDQLMLALSRLSVLAPGLRRVGLSATVEDPQAVARILAKHPDPCAILQADPGPDPDIAMLSTDVPPPWSGGGGKYAMEAVLEQVKAHKTTLIFHNTRAQAEIFFHNLWLANDEQIPIGIHHGALSREQRERVEAAMVAGQLRAIVCTGSLDLGIDWGDVDLVIQVGAPKNVKRLVQRIGRANHRYNAPSKALIVPANRFEVIECVAALQAVRERTLDGDTDHTGPLDVLCQHILIRACAGPFTADALYAEVTTAGAYSDLPRATFDRCLDFAATGGYALRAYDQWQRLVQKHGEYRLRDPRATTRIRMNIGTIIDSEKMPVRMKKARGGKPLGEVEEYFASTLRQGDTFLIGGKIVRFEGLREMTVEVSRSGQTKPRIATFSGTKFATSTQLSDRILTMFRQDDWPELPGHTRDWLHLQRQASQLPEKDRLLVETFAHEDRAYLVAYGFAGKNAQQTLGLLLTHRMETLGLHPLGFVSTDYATMIWGLDEVVDPKPLFSRDTLISSMENWLADTSVMKKTFKGSAVIAGLVDRMAPGGKRKTGRQAAFSTDILYDTLRKYDPDHIMLHITRTEAMRGLVDFSRIEEMLERVAGRVDHCRLDRVSPLAAPMMLEMGRVSVSGAANERLLEEETERLMQTAGLEFGSNR, from the coding sequence ATGACAGCGCCCCTGCCCCCCCAGATTGAAGATTGGTTCAGCGCCCGTGGGTGGACGATCCACCCCCATCAGCGCGACATGCTGGAGTTGGCGGGAGAGCCCTGCCAATTGCTGATTGCCCCCACGGGCGGGGGCAAGACAATGGCGGGATTTTTGCCGACGTTGGCAGAGTTGGCGGAGGGCACACATGAAGGGTTGCACACGCTTTATGTCAGTCCTCTCAAGGCGTTAGCCGCCGATATCAAGCGAAACCTGTCGGGTCCGGTGGCGGAAATGGATCTTCCGATTAGGATCGAAGATCGCACCGGCGATACGCCTGCCAGCCGCAAGCGGAGGCAGAGGGCCGATCCACCGCATATCCTTTTGACCACGCCAGAATCCCTTGCGTTGTTGACCTCTTACGAAGATGCGGGGCGCACGTTTAGGGGGCTGAAGCGCGTAATTATTGATGAAATTCACGCCCTTAGCGAGAGCAAGCGCGGCGATCAGCTGATGCTGGCGCTGTCGAGGTTAAGCGTTCTTGCGCCTGGCTTGCGGCGTGTTGGTCTGTCGGCGACGGTAGAAGACCCGCAAGCGGTGGCGCGGATTTTGGCCAAGCACCCGGACCCCTGCGCAATCTTGCAGGCTGATCCGGGCCCCGATCCTGACATCGCCATGCTGTCCACCGATGTGCCACCACCGTGGTCCGGAGGTGGGGGGAAATACGCGATGGAAGCCGTTCTGGAGCAGGTAAAGGCCCATAAAACCACGCTCATTTTCCACAATACACGCGCACAGGCTGAGATATTTTTCCACAATCTCTGGCTGGCCAATGACGAGCAGATTCCCATCGGCATCCACCACGGGGCGTTGTCGCGAGAACAGAGAGAGAGGGTGGAGGCCGCGATGGTTGCGGGGCAGTTGCGGGCGATTGTTTGCACCGGGAGCCTCGATCTGGGGATTGATTGGGGCGATGTGGATTTGGTTATCCAAGTGGGGGCGCCGAAGAACGTCAAACGGCTTGTGCAACGCATTGGGCGCGCCAATCATCGCTATAATGCGCCGTCTAAGGCGTTGATTGTGCCAGCAAATCGGTTCGAGGTCATCGAATGTGTCGCCGCGTTGCAGGCGGTCCGGGAGCGCACGCTGGACGGCGATACGGACCATACTGGCCCCCTCGATGTGTTGTGCCAGCATATCCTGATCCGCGCCTGTGCCGGACCTTTCACCGCCGATGCACTGTATGCGGAGGTCACCACCGCCGGTGCCTACAGTGACCTTCCACGTGCCACGTTTGACCGCTGTCTCGATTTTGCGGCGACGGGCGGCTACGCTTTGCGGGCTTACGATCAGTGGCAACGTCTGGTGCAAAAGCACGGCGAATATCGGCTGCGCGACCCAAGGGCGACCACGCGGATCAGGATGAATATCGGGACGATCATTGATTCCGAGAAGATGCCAGTGAGGATGAAAAAGGCGAGGGGTGGCAAGCCCTTAGGGGAAGTGGAGGAGTACTTTGCCTCGACCCTGCGACAGGGGGACACCTTCTTGATCGGCGGTAAAATCGTTCGGTTTGAGGGCCTGCGGGAGATGACGGTCGAAGTGTCGCGAAGCGGCCAGACAAAGCCCCGGATTGCGACCTTCTCAGGCACTAAGTTCGCGACCTCTACTCAGCTGAGCGACCGCATCTTAACCATGTTTCGGCAAGACGATTGGCCCGAGCTTCCCGGCCATACCCGCGACTGGCTGCATTTGCAGCGCCAAGCCTCTCAGCTACCTGAGAAGGACCGATTGCTTGTTGAAACCTTCGCTCATGAAGACCGCGCCTATCTTGTGGCGTACGGATTTGCCGGCAAGAACGCGCAACAGACGTTGGGGCTTTTGCTGACGCACCGGATGGAAACCCTTGGGCTGCATCCCTTGGGCTTCGTCTCCACCGACTACGCGACGATGATTTGGGGACTTGATGAAGTGGTTGATCCTAAACCTCTTTTTAGCCGGGACACCCTGATTTCGTCGATGGAGAACTGGCTGGCGGATACCTCTGTCATGAAGAAAACGTTTAAGGGGAGCGCCGTGATTGCAGGCCTTGTGGATCGCATGGCCCCGGGCGGGAAGCGGAAAACCGGGCGGCAGGCGGCGTTTTCCACCGACATTCTGTACGACACGCTGCGCAAGTATGACCCCGATCATATTATGCTGCACATCACCCGGACCGAGGCCATGCGCGGCCTTGTGGACTTCTCGCGGATTGAAGAGATGTTGGAGCGGGTTGCGGGCCGGGTCGATCATTGTCGGTTGGACCGTGTCAGCCCACTTGCCGCGCCGATGATGCTGGAAATGGGGCGCGTGTCCGTGAGTGGCGCCGCGAACGAGCGGCTACTGGAAGAGGAAACCGAAAGGTTAATGCAAACGGCAGGCTTGGAGTTTGGATCAAACCGTTGA
- the pdeM gene encoding ligase-associated DNA damage response endonuclease PdeM, whose amino-acid sequence MNTLPFTFRGTELCALPSGALYWPSESTLIVSDLHLGKAERTARRGGPILPPYEVIETLDRLLEDIAFTSAKIVICLGDSFDDLTAAKAAKSVVAERLAPVLAGRRWVWIEGNHDPGPVELTGEHLAELSLGPLTFRHIAQPTKSGEVSGHYHPKTRLRLKGRTITRRCFLVDDTRIILPAYGTYTGGLFCHEAPLMSLVGPEAQTILTGPTPRALPLLR is encoded by the coding sequence ATGAACACGCTCCCCTTCACTTTTCGCGGCACCGAGCTTTGCGCATTGCCCTCTGGCGCGCTGTATTGGCCTTCTGAGAGCACGCTGATCGTGAGCGATCTGCATCTGGGTAAGGCGGAGCGGACTGCGCGGCGCGGCGGGCCCATCTTACCCCCCTATGAGGTGATCGAGACGCTTGACCGATTGCTGGAAGACATCGCCTTCACCTCCGCCAAGATCGTAATCTGCCTCGGCGACAGCTTTGATGACCTGACCGCCGCGAAGGCCGCGAAAAGCGTTGTGGCAGAACGGCTTGCCCCTGTTTTGGCGGGGCGGCGATGGGTGTGGATCGAGGGAAATCACGACCCCGGACCGGTTGAATTGACGGGGGAACATCTGGCCGAGCTTAGCCTTGGCCCGCTGACCTTCCGGCATATTGCACAACCCACGAAATCCGGCGAAGTTTCGGGCCATTACCACCCAAAGACCCGGCTTCGGTTGAAAGGGCGCACGATTACGCGACGGTGTTTTCTGGTGGATGACACACGTATAATTCTGCCTGCTTACGGCACCTACACCGGCGGGCTGTTCTGCCATGAAGCGCCGCTAATGTCGTTGGTCGGCCCAGAGGCGCAAACCATCCTGACCGGCCCAACCCCAAGGGCACTGCCCTTGCTACGCTAG
- a CDS encoding LytTR family transcriptional regulator: MGSFSGNTLSILEGLIGIDLHEYVHWNFNCQEPIIKMNSIGSGAPKHTQRDWIIRVGVASLASVLCALIGPFGTYADFSFSERLVYWGGLIMGLLIPVFFIRILVYRHISGPPWRADISAVACMSVTLGPIVWLFNIYVMGFRIAEPIMLFQHIAMMAMICSVPVCIRAYLRWSVRRIQSEQVAEVVSVPKLTVVQAAFLRRIDPNMRGEVWRVSADDHQVRVWTELGETKVRIRFSDALKELTEFEGARIHRSHWVAFNRIESVEQDGRRYVARLVGGSQLPVSQKGLETLQKVGVANLSDPDRAQHTA; this comes from the coding sequence TTGGGTTCATTTTCTGGAAACACGCTGTCTATTTTAGAAGGGTTGATCGGCATCGACTTGCACGAGTATGTTCATTGGAATTTTAACTGCCAAGAGCCAATAATTAAGATGAATTCAATTGGATCGGGCGCCCCGAAACACACTCAGCGGGACTGGATCATCCGCGTTGGTGTGGCTTCTCTGGCAAGCGTATTATGTGCACTTATCGGACCATTCGGGACTTACGCGGATTTTTCATTTTCCGAACGTTTGGTCTATTGGGGCGGGTTGATTATGGGGCTTTTGATACCCGTTTTCTTTATCCGCATCCTCGTTTATCGCCATATTTCCGGGCCGCCGTGGCGCGCTGATATATCGGCGGTAGCCTGCATGTCGGTTACCTTGGGGCCAATAGTGTGGCTCTTTAATATCTATGTGATGGGCTTTCGAATTGCCGAGCCAATTATGCTTTTCCAACACATCGCCATGATGGCGATGATTTGTTCCGTGCCGGTCTGCATCCGCGCCTACCTACGGTGGAGCGTGCGCCGCATTCAGTCCGAACAAGTGGCAGAAGTCGTTTCCGTGCCAAAGCTTACTGTCGTCCAAGCAGCGTTTTTGCGCCGGATTGATCCGAACATGCGCGGAGAAGTGTGGCGTGTATCGGCTGATGACCATCAGGTGCGGGTCTGGACTGAACTTGGCGAAACAAAGGTTCGCATACGGTTCAGTGATGCTCTGAAAGAACTGACAGAATTTGAAGGTGCGCGCATTCACCGGTCTCATTGGGTCGCGTTCAATCGCATCGAGAGTGTGGAGCAAGATGGGCGGCGCTACGTGGCGCGGCTTGTTGGCGGATCGCAGTTGCCCGTGAGCCAGAAGGGCCTAGAAACATTGCAAAAAGTGGGTGTGGCCAACCTCTCAGACCCAGATCGGGCACAGCATACTGCCTAG
- a CDS encoding PaaI family thioesterase, producing MNPNKIREIEDSFARQGLMTTLGCKFDHLEKGRAILKLPITEGVSQQHGVAHAGATFAIGDSASGYAALSVMDEGAEVMTVEMKINLIAPAAGRRLIAIGEVVKAGRRLVITRCTVQAEADDGSLRDVALLQGTMISV from the coding sequence ATGAACCCAAATAAAATTCGTGAAATAGAAGATAGCTTTGCGCGCCAAGGGTTAATGACAACTCTGGGCTGTAAATTTGACCATTTGGAAAAAGGTCGGGCAATTCTGAAATTGCCGATAACGGAAGGGGTCTCGCAACAGCATGGTGTCGCCCACGCGGGGGCAACCTTTGCCATCGGTGACAGCGCGTCGGGCTATGCGGCGTTGAGCGTCATGGATGAGGGGGCAGAGGTGATGACGGTCGAGATGAAAATCAACCTGATCGCGCCCGCAGCGGGGCGTCGCCTGATCGCCATAGGAGAGGTTGTAAAGGCCGGCCGCAGGTTGGTGATTACCCGCTGCACGGTGCAGGCGGAGGCCGACGATGGCAGCCTCCGCGATGTGGCGTTGCTACAGGGGACAATGATCTCCGTGTAG
- the folD gene encoding bifunctional methylenetetrahydrofolate dehydrogenase/methenyltetrahydrofolate cyclohydrolase FolD, giving the protein MTAKIIDGKAFAADVRGQVADHVARLKADHGITPGLAVVLVGEDPASEVYVSHKHKATVEVGMQSFEHKLPADTSEEDLFALIDKLNADPSVHGILCQFPVPDHLDERRTVARIDPAKDVDGLSVTNAGLLSSGGEALVSCTPLGCLMLLRAEFDSLSGKDAVVIGRSNLFGKPMAQLLLGDNCTVTIAHSRTKDLAEVCRRADILVAAVGRAEMVRGDWVKPGATVIDVGISRVPHPEKPGKTKLIGDVNFAEAAEVAGAITPVPGGVGPMTIACLLANTVTACCRAHGLDEPKGLTA; this is encoded by the coding sequence ATGACGGCGAAAATTATCGACGGTAAGGCCTTTGCGGCCGATGTGCGGGGGCAGGTTGCAGACCATGTGGCCCGCTTGAAAGCAGATCACGGCATTACGCCCGGACTGGCTGTGGTACTGGTTGGGGAAGACCCCGCGAGCGAGGTTTACGTCAGCCACAAACACAAAGCGACGGTCGAGGTTGGGATGCAGTCGTTCGAGCACAAACTGCCCGCCGACACGTCCGAAGAAGACCTTTTTGCCTTAATCGACAAGCTCAACGCTGACCCGAGCGTCCACGGCATCCTGTGTCAGTTCCCCGTCCCCGATCATCTGGACGAACGCCGCACCGTGGCGCGCATTGATCCGGCAAAGGATGTCGATGGCCTAAGCGTGACCAACGCGGGCCTTTTGTCGAGCGGGGGCGAAGCGCTTGTCAGCTGCACGCCCTTGGGTTGCCTGATGCTATTGCGCGCCGAATTTGACAGCCTGTCGGGCAAAGACGCGGTGGTTATCGGCCGCTCCAACCTGTTTGGCAAACCGATGGCGCAACTGCTGCTTGGCGACAATTGCACCGTCACGATCGCCCATTCGCGCACCAAGGATCTGGCCGAGGTTTGTCGCCGTGCCGATATCCTCGTGGCCGCCGTGGGGAGGGCCGAGATGGTCCGCGGCGATTGGGTCAAACCCGGGGCGACAGTGATCGACGTGGGCATCAGCCGTGTGCCGCATCCTGAAAAGCCCGGCAAAACCAAGCTGATCGGGGACGTGAACTTTGCCGAAGCAGCCGAGGTTGCGGGTGCCATCACCCCGGTTCCGGGCGGCGTCGGCCCGATGACCATCGCGTGCCTGTTGGCGAACACCGTTACCGCCTGCTGCCGTGCCCATGGGCTGGATGAGCCCAAAGGCCTGACGGCATAG
- a CDS encoding OsmC family protein: MHEARVTWQSDGDFAANRYTRGHMWRFDGGAKVPASASPSVVPEPYSDPAAVDPEEAYIASISSCHMLWFLDFARQAGLEPTYYEDRATGELKRQDGKTWIPRVDLNIRVTWANAPDVATHKSLHDKAHHACFIANSVRTEIVVNLLEDAP, encoded by the coding sequence ATGCATGAAGCCCGCGTAACTTGGCAGTCGGACGGTGATTTCGCCGCCAATCGCTACACGCGCGGGCACATGTGGCGCTTTGACGGCGGGGCCAAGGTTCCGGCATCGGCTTCCCCCTCGGTGGTGCCAGAGCCGTATTCTGACCCTGCCGCCGTGGACCCGGAAGAGGCCTATATCGCCTCTATCTCCTCGTGCCACATGCTGTGGTTTCTGGACTTCGCCCGGCAAGCGGGGCTGGAGCCCACCTATTACGAGGACCGCGCCACGGGCGAGCTAAAGCGCCAGGACGGCAAAACCTGGATACCGCGCGTGGATCTGAACATTCGCGTCACATGGGCCAACGCCCCAGACGTCGCGACCCACAAATCCCTTCACGACAAGGCGCATCACGCCTGCTTCATCGCGAATTCTGTCCGGACAGAGATCGTGGTTAACCTATTAGAGGACGCTCCATGA
- a CDS encoding formate--tetrahydrofolate ligase produces the protein MGYKSDIEIAREATKRPIQEIGAKIGIESADLLPYGHDKAKVSQSFINSVQDRDNGHLILVTAINPTPAGEGKTTTTVGLGDGLNRIGKNAMVCIREASLGPNFGMKGGAAGGGYAQVVPMEDMNLHFTGDFHAITSAHSLLSAMIDNHIYWGNELEIDVRRVVWRRVVDMNDRALRQITASLGGVANGFPREAGFDITVASEVMAILCLAKDLQDLQERLGAMIVAYRRDRSPVFARDIKADGAMTVLLKDAMQPNIVQTLENNPAFVHGGPFANIAHGCNSVIATSTALKLCDYVVTEAGFGADLGAEKFLNIKCRKAGLAPSVVVVVATVRAMKMNGGIAKADLGAENVDAVKNGCANLGRHIENVKSFGVPVVVAINHFVTDTEAEVQAVKDYVASQGAEAVLSRHWELGSEGSAPLAEKVVEVIEKGEANFNTLYPDDMPLADKIQAVCKNIYRADEAVMDKKILDQLKLWEDQGYGNLPVCMAKTQYSFTTDPNERGAPTGFTIPVREVRLSAGAGFIVAVCGEIMTMPGLPRKPSAEAIHLNDAGDIEGLF, from the coding sequence ATGGGTTACAAATCAGACATAGAAATCGCCCGTGAGGCGACCAAGCGGCCAATCCAAGAGATCGGCGCAAAGATCGGCATCGAAAGCGCCGACCTGCTGCCCTATGGTCACGATAAGGCCAAGGTTAGCCAATCGTTCATCAATTCTGTTCAGGATCGCGACAACGGCCACCTGATTCTGGTGACCGCGATCAATCCAACGCCCGCGGGCGAAGGGAAAACGACGACGACGGTGGGTCTGGGCGACGGCCTGAACCGCATCGGCAAGAACGCGATGGTTTGTATCCGAGAGGCATCCTTGGGTCCAAACTTCGGCATGAAGGGCGGCGCTGCGGGCGGTGGCTACGCGCAGGTTGTGCCAATGGAGGATATGAACCTCCACTTCACCGGGGATTTCCATGCGATCACCTCGGCCCACTCTTTGCTGTCGGCGATGATCGACAACCATATCTATTGGGGCAATGAACTGGAAATCGACGTGCGCCGCGTTGTCTGGCGCCGTGTCGTGGATATGAACGACCGGGCGCTGCGCCAGATCACAGCGTCCTTGGGCGGCGTGGCGAACGGCTTCCCTCGGGAAGCGGGCTTTGACATCACCGTGGCGTCGGAAGTCATGGCGATCCTCTGCCTCGCTAAGGACCTGCAAGACCTGCAAGAGCGGCTCGGCGCGATGATCGTGGCTTACCGCCGGGACCGTTCCCCCGTGTTCGCCCGTGACATCAAGGCAGACGGTGCGATGACGGTGCTGCTGAAAGACGCGATGCAGCCCAACATCGTGCAGACGTTGGAAAACAACCCGGCATTTGTCCATGGTGGCCCCTTTGCTAACATCGCCCACGGCTGTAACTCGGTCATCGCGACCTCTACGGCCCTGAAGCTGTGCGACTATGTGGTGACAGAGGCGGGCTTCGGTGCTGACCTTGGCGCGGAAAAATTCCTCAACATCAAATGCCGCAAAGCGGGCCTTGCGCCTTCCGTTGTGGTCGTGGTCGCCACCGTGCGCGCCATGAAGATGAACGGCGGGATCGCCAAGGCAGACTTGGGCGCCGAAAACGTCGACGCTGTGAAGAACGGCTGCGCCAACCTTGGTCGCCACATCGAGAACGTCAAATCCTTCGGCGTGCCGGTTGTCGTAGCCATTAACCACTTCGTGACCGACACCGAGGCCGAAGTGCAGGCGGTGAAGGACTACGTCGCCTCCCAAGGCGCGGAAGCGGTCCTGTCGCGGCACTGGGAACTGGGCAGCGAGGGCTCTGCCCCGCTGGCGGAAAAGGTCGTGGAAGTGATCGAGAAGGGCGAAGCCAACTTCAACACGCTCTACCCCGACGACATGCCGTTGGCCGACAAAATCCAAGCGGTGTGCAAGAACATCTACCGCGCGGACGAGGCGGTGATGGACAAGAAGATCCTCGACCAGTTGAAGCTGTGGGAGGATCAGGGTTACGGTAACTTGCCGGTATGTATGGCGAAAACGCAGTACTCGTTCACCACCGACCCGAACGAGCGTGGCGCGCCAACGGGCTTCACCATCCCCGTACGGGAAGTGCGCTTATCCGCCGGTGCGGGCTTTATCGTCGCCGTCTGCGGTGAGATCATGACCATGCCGGGCCTGCCGCGTAAACCCTCCGCCGAGGCGATCCACCTCAACGACGCGGGCGACATCGAAGGATTGTTCTAA